The Falsibacillus albus genome has a window encoding:
- a CDS encoding PTS mannitol transporter subunit IICBA, giving the protein MEQSTVKVKIQKFGNFLSSMVLPNIGAFIAWGLITALFIPTGFIPNKHLAGLVGPMVTYLLPLLIGYTGGKLVHDQRGAVVGAIATMGVIVGAPDTPMFLGAMIMGPLGAVVIKFFDKWIEGKIRSGFEMLVNNFSAGIIGGGLAILAFLGVGPAVDGFTNILVKGVDWLVGAGLLPLTSILIEPAKILFLNNAINHGVLSPIGLEQVQHAGKSVLFLLEANPGPGLGVLLAFMFFGKGTAKQSAPGAAIIHFLGGIHEIYFPYVLMKPMLFISVILGGMSGVFTLVMLGGGLVSPASPGSIIAIAAVTPPEGMVYVANFAAVIVAATVSFIVSMIVLKSSKNDEGSIEDAAQKMQEMKGKKSSVAGQFNKGTMPDEVNKIVFACDAGMGSSAMGASLLRKKVKEAGLNITVTNTSISNLPSDAQIVITQEKLTPRAKNKLPDAYHISVDNFLSSPEYDKLIGSLQNDITEEQDELVETAETEAVGTEPNADQDDDLLLEENIFIGKQFATKEDAIRFAGEALVKAGYVEDSYVDAMLEREGITTTYMGNNVSIPHGTEEAKKAVIKSGFTVVQVPNGVDFDGEQAKLIFGIAGKDGTHLEILSSIAVICSEQDNVDKMVQAKTAKELKDIINSN; this is encoded by the coding sequence CCAATGGTTACGTATCTGCTGCCGCTCTTGATTGGGTACACAGGCGGTAAGCTTGTGCATGACCAGCGCGGGGCCGTGGTCGGTGCGATCGCGACAATGGGTGTCATTGTCGGGGCTCCTGATACACCGATGTTTTTAGGCGCGATGATCATGGGGCCATTGGGCGCAGTGGTCATTAAATTTTTCGATAAATGGATCGAAGGAAAAATAAGATCCGGATTTGAAATGCTCGTCAATAACTTCTCGGCTGGTATCATCGGTGGAGGACTTGCCATCTTGGCTTTTCTCGGAGTCGGTCCAGCGGTTGACGGATTCACGAATATTCTTGTTAAAGGTGTCGATTGGTTAGTCGGTGCAGGTTTATTGCCATTGACAAGTATCTTGATCGAACCTGCGAAAATTTTATTCTTAAACAATGCAATCAACCATGGTGTTCTTTCACCAATCGGGTTGGAGCAAGTGCAGCATGCTGGTAAATCTGTGTTGTTCTTATTGGAAGCGAATCCAGGACCTGGTCTTGGCGTCCTGTTGGCGTTCATGTTCTTTGGAAAAGGAACGGCGAAGCAATCGGCTCCAGGGGCAGCCATTATCCATTTCCTAGGCGGGATTCATGAAATTTACTTCCCATATGTATTGATGAAACCAATGCTGTTCATTTCCGTCATCCTTGGTGGAATGAGCGGTGTGTTTACACTAGTTATGCTGGGCGGAGGCTTGGTGTCACCGGCATCCCCGGGAAGCATCATCGCCATCGCGGCTGTTACGCCTCCTGAAGGAATGGTGTATGTCGCAAACTTTGCCGCAGTCATTGTCGCTGCAACTGTTTCATTCATCGTTTCCATGATCGTATTGAAATCAAGCAAGAATGATGAAGGCAGCATTGAAGATGCAGCACAGAAAATGCAAGAAATGAAAGGGAAGAAAAGCTCTGTCGCTGGACAGTTTAATAAAGGAACAATGCCGGATGAAGTCAACAAAATCGTCTTCGCATGCGATGCCGGAATGGGCTCCAGTGCGATGGGGGCGTCATTGCTTCGCAAGAAAGTAAAAGAAGCAGGATTGAACATCACGGTAACGAATACATCCATCAGCAACCTGCCATCCGATGCACAGATCGTCATCACGCAGGAAAAATTGACGCCGCGTGCGAAAAACAAATTGCCTGATGCGTATCACATCTCAGTTGATAACTTCCTTTCAAGCCCTGAGTACGATAAGCTGATCGGCAGCCTGCAAAATGACATCACGGAAGAGCAGGATGAGCTTGTGGAAACGGCTGAAACAGAAGCGGTCGGTACAGAGCCGAACGCAGATCAAGACGACGATTTACTATTAGAAGAAAACATTTTTATCGGCAAGCAATTCGCAACGAAGGAAGACGCGATCCGATTTGCCGGTGAAGCGTTGGTCAAAGCGGGCTACGTGGAAGACAGCTATGTCGATGCCATGCTTGAGCGTGAAGGAATCACCACGACTTACATGGGCAACAATGTCTCAATCCCGCATGGAACAGAAGAAGCGAAGAAGGCGGTCATCAAATCCGGATTCACGGTCGTCCAAGTGCCAAATGGCGTGGACTTCGACGGGGAACAGGCGAAATTGATCTTCGGCATCGCCGGAAAAGACGGCACACACCTTGAGATCCTATCAAGCATCGCAGTCATCTGTTCAGAGCAAGACAACGTCGACAAAATGGTTCAAGCGAAAACCGCGAAAGAACTGAAAGATATCATCAATAGCAACTAA
- a CDS encoding BglG family transcription antiterminator encodes MFITSREKAIIELIVKTSGKHTVHSLSAYLNVSGRTIQRNLKSIEGILAQHQLQLKRTPNDGLFIEGKNENIYRLIQHLAESSPTDETPEERKLNLLITLLHEGPSFKQQVLAHQLGISVTTLAAHLDELADWLDKFSITLTRKRGVGVELVADEASKRHALASFFLVYFYEDIIESLYLLQKGDAIEQPVLGYFKPDCLSAVYQIVDQHLAKAQLNLVDSDYIGLVVHICLTIQRTANDFLMTETNDVENQYTNEYRLMKEMCRELEERLSVNMTDGDINELTVILKGSKIQDPNAVYYDSIFLGHLIKKVVKDVSEKLNVDLTDDFSLFQGLLAHMGPSIFRLQQQMELFNPLTDEIKEKYPVLFLAVKKSLETEFKDVHFPEAEVAYIVLHFGSALLMNEEKVKIDAVVVCPTGIGASKMLASRIQKELKMISNVDIFSISDFRSADLSSYDIVISTVRLPFTDVDYILVNPLLSEKDIGIIQDYLQNNVEKITRKKYLKGAPRESGGKERTEVRGLLKEIKEVHASIESILDHFRVYRKPSAESHLHVLEEMVHQAEADGLVKNPDAVMGQLVEREEKGGLGIPNTHMGLFHCRDANVQKLVFQAAHLDKPCVIKGMDGKDQEIRSLLLMIAPENLSTREQEILSLISTSLIENHVSMMIFSSSNESMIYKKLEDLFLDYLQNNLIKD; translated from the coding sequence ATGTTCATTACATCAAGGGAAAAAGCGATCATCGAACTGATTGTCAAAACATCCGGGAAACATACCGTCCACTCTCTTTCTGCTTATTTGAACGTCAGCGGCAGGACCATCCAACGAAACCTGAAGTCCATCGAAGGGATCCTGGCGCAGCATCAATTACAGTTGAAGCGCACCCCGAATGATGGCCTTTTTATCGAAGGAAAGAACGAAAATATATACAGGCTCATTCAGCATTTGGCGGAATCAAGCCCTACGGATGAGACCCCTGAAGAGCGAAAGCTGAATCTGCTGATCACACTGTTGCATGAGGGACCTTCCTTCAAGCAGCAAGTGCTCGCCCATCAGCTGGGGATCAGTGTCACCACACTGGCGGCACACCTCGATGAACTGGCCGATTGGCTTGATAAATTCAGCATCACCCTGACGCGTAAAAGAGGCGTAGGGGTGGAGCTGGTCGCTGATGAAGCGAGCAAACGTCATGCCCTCGCAAGCTTTTTCCTTGTTTATTTTTACGAGGACATCATCGAAAGCTTATATTTGCTGCAAAAAGGCGATGCAATCGAACAGCCTGTGCTCGGCTATTTCAAGCCTGACTGTTTGTCGGCTGTTTACCAAATTGTCGATCAACATTTGGCAAAAGCTCAGTTGAACCTCGTCGACAGTGACTACATCGGACTCGTTGTGCACATCTGTTTGACGATCCAGCGGACTGCAAATGACTTTCTCATGACCGAGACAAATGATGTGGAAAATCAGTACACGAACGAATACAGGCTGATGAAAGAAATGTGCCGGGAACTTGAAGAGCGGCTGTCTGTCAACATGACCGACGGGGATATCAACGAATTGACGGTCATCTTGAAGGGGTCCAAAATACAGGATCCCAATGCAGTTTACTACGATAGCATCTTCCTCGGCCATTTGATCAAAAAAGTGGTCAAGGATGTATCAGAGAAGCTGAATGTCGATCTAACGGACGACTTCTCCCTATTCCAAGGCTTGCTTGCACATATGGGGCCATCCATCTTCAGGCTGCAGCAGCAGATGGAGCTGTTCAATCCGTTGACCGATGAAATCAAAGAGAAATATCCCGTCCTCTTTTTAGCGGTGAAAAAGAGCCTCGAAACCGAGTTCAAGGATGTTCATTTTCCGGAAGCAGAGGTCGCTTATATCGTCCTTCATTTTGGCTCGGCCCTTCTCATGAATGAGGAAAAAGTGAAGATCGATGCCGTGGTCGTCTGTCCGACCGGGATCGGCGCCTCCAAGATGCTGGCAAGCCGCATTCAGAAAGAGCTGAAGATGATCAGCAACGTGGATATCTTTTCGATTTCCGATTTTCGATCCGCTGACCTGAGCAGCTATGATATCGTCATTTCAACGGTGCGGCTGCCATTCACGGATGTCGATTATATCCTGGTCAACCCGCTGTTGAGCGAAAAGGATATCGGCATTATCCAGGATTATTTGCAAAATAATGTTGAAAAAATCACAAGGAAAAAGTACTTGAAGGGAGCACCGAGGGAGTCCGGCGGCAAGGAGCGGACAGAGGTAAGAGGCCTCCTGAAGGAAATCAAAGAGGTCCATGCAAGCATCGAATCGATCCTCGATCATTTCCGTGTTTACCGGAAGCCGTCCGCTGAAAGCCATCTCCACGTTTTGGAGGAAATGGTCCATCAGGCTGAAGCAGATGGGCTGGTCAAAAATCCCGATGCCGTCATGGGTCAGCTCGTCGAAAGGGAAGAAAAAGGCGGACTCGGAATTCCAAATACGCACATGGGGCTGTTCCACTGTCGGGATGCCAATGTCCAGAAGCTGGTGTTCCAGGCGGCTCATTTAGACAAGCCATGCGTCATCAAGGGGATGGACGGCAAGGATCAAGAAATAAGAAGCCTCCTGTTGATGATCGCACCCGAAAATTTAAGCACGAGGGAGCAGGAAATCCTGAGCCTGATTAGCACAAGCCTGATCGAAAACCACGTATCGATGATGATATTTTCTTCTTCGAACGAATCGATGATTTATAAAAAACTTGAAGATCTTTTTCTCGATTACTTACAAAATAACTTGATAAAGGACTGA
- a CDS encoding mannitol-1-phosphate 5-dehydrogenase, whose product MKKTIHFGAGNIGRGFIGALFAQSSYHVTFVDIAEQVINKLNEEGTYQVKLATEKSESETITNVSGLNNLHQEGEVIDAIGEATYLTTAIGPNILPRIAPLIAKGIEKRIAATDVPLYVIACENQIGATDILKKHILENLSEDAKTGLEGKVFFFNSAVDRIVPIQDQSSLDVLVEPYYEWVVETTEEIPHVEGMSIVEDLAPFIERKLFTVNTGHAVIAYLGYLQGKSTIDETLADEAIAKQVKSTLEETGAYLVKQYGLNAKEHLAYIEKNIERFKNAYLNDGVTRVGRAPKRKLGPDDRLIRPTTQAQKAGLAYSNLAKAIAAALLFDNPEDQEAVEIQNMIKENGVAYVLKEVSGLEENSPITEKVIEQYEVLKG is encoded by the coding sequence ATGAAAAAAACCATTCATTTTGGAGCAGGAAATATAGGCAGAGGATTTATCGGGGCATTGTTCGCCCAATCCAGCTATCATGTCACCTTTGTCGACATTGCCGAGCAAGTCATTAACAAGCTGAATGAAGAAGGCACCTATCAGGTTAAATTAGCAACGGAAAAAAGCGAATCTGAAACGATCACAAATGTGTCAGGATTGAATAACCTTCATCAGGAAGGAGAAGTCATTGACGCCATCGGCGAAGCGACTTACCTGACAACGGCGATCGGGCCGAACATCCTGCCAAGGATCGCACCTCTTATTGCCAAAGGCATCGAAAAGCGCATCGCTGCAACCGATGTACCTTTATATGTCATCGCTTGCGAAAACCAAATCGGGGCGACGGATATTTTGAAAAAACATATCCTCGAGAACCTTTCTGAAGACGCGAAGACTGGATTGGAAGGGAAAGTCTTCTTCTTCAACTCAGCGGTTGACCGCATCGTGCCGATCCAGGACCAAAGTTCATTGGATGTACTTGTTGAGCCATACTACGAGTGGGTGGTAGAAACAACGGAAGAAATCCCGCACGTCGAAGGGATGAGCATCGTCGAAGATCTCGCACCATTCATCGAACGCAAGCTGTTCACGGTAAACACCGGCCATGCCGTCATTGCCTACCTCGGATACCTGCAAGGGAAATCCACGATCGACGAAACATTGGCAGACGAAGCCATTGCAAAACAGGTGAAGTCAACGCTTGAAGAAACCGGTGCATACCTTGTGAAGCAATACGGCCTCAATGCAAAAGAGCATTTGGCGTATATCGAGAAAAACATCGAGCGCTTCAAAAATGCCTACCTGAATGATGGAGTCACTAGGGTAGGACGTGCACCAAAGCGCAAACTAGGTCCAGACGACAGATTGATCCGCCCGACAACGCAAGCACAAAAAGCCGGCTTGGCCTACTCCAACCTGGCAAAAGCCATCGCAGCAGCGTTGCTGTTCGACAACCCTGAGGATCAGGAAGCCGTCGAAATCCAAAACATGATCAAAGAAAACGGCGTGGCTTACGTCTTGAAAGAAGTAAGCGGCCTGGAAGAAAACAGCCCGATCACGGAAAAAGTGATCGAGCAGTATGAAGTTTTAAAAGGGTAA
- a CDS encoding HAD-IA family hydrolase, whose amino-acid sequence MNILWDFDGTLFNTYPAYTKVLAHVLGDGADEQEIYDKLKVSFSHAIDYYNFSDEQIEEINTLNNQLAPKDMKPFDHVEEVLKFADKNVIMTHKHRAGVVAILNYFGWEKYFADMVTIDDGFPRKPHAASYRHLHDLHGIDLAIGDRELDLLPAKELGITTCMFQGKSDAADYHIQDYSEFFLKNIPSLIQKAGRR is encoded by the coding sequence ATGAATATTTTGTGGGATTTTGATGGAACATTATTTAACACTTATCCGGCGTACACGAAAGTACTCGCCCACGTTTTGGGTGACGGCGCGGATGAACAGGAAATCTATGATAAGCTGAAGGTTTCGTTCTCGCACGCGATTGACTACTACAATTTTTCGGATGAACAAATAGAAGAGATCAATACATTAAACAACCAGCTGGCACCAAAGGATATGAAGCCGTTTGATCATGTCGAGGAGGTTTTGAAGTTTGCTGATAAAAATGTCATCATGACACATAAGCATCGAGCCGGGGTCGTTGCCATTTTAAACTACTTCGGCTGGGAAAAATATTTTGCTGACATGGTGACCATTGACGATGGCTTCCCGCGTAAACCGCATGCAGCCTCTTACCGGCACCTGCATGATCTGCATGGAATCGATTTGGCAATCGGGGATCGTGAATTGGATCTGCTGCCAGCCAAGGAATTAGGGATTACAACGTGCATGTTTCAAGGGAAGAGTGATGCAGCGGACTATCATATACAGGACTACTCGGAGTTTTTCCTTAAAAATATCCCATCTCTGATTCAAAAGGCAGGGAGACGGTAA
- a CDS encoding GNAT family N-acetyltransferase, which yields MLFSKTKRTIETDRLLLRPFNDSDAENVTDMCNNYNIYKSTLHLPYPYPLECALSWIATHEENFEADRKYEFAITNKESGQLYGAIAASHQKQHKHGEIAYWIGEEYWGNDFGTEAAKAMIEFVFSEKDFHRVYARYFKSNPASGRIMEKCGMIYEGTLKDHIYKNGVFEDLVLYGMVNPHHTE from the coding sequence ATGCTCTTCAGTAAAACAAAACGAACGATCGAAACGGACCGTTTGCTCTTGCGTCCATTCAATGACTCGGATGCCGAGAATGTCACTGATATGTGCAACAATTACAATATCTATAAAAGTACGCTTCATCTGCCCTACCCCTATCCGTTGGAGTGCGCCCTTTCATGGATCGCCACTCATGAGGAGAACTTTGAAGCCGACCGTAAATATGAATTCGCCATCACTAATAAGGAAAGCGGACAGTTATATGGGGCGATTGCTGCTTCCCATCAAAAGCAGCACAAACATGGAGAGATCGCTTACTGGATTGGTGAAGAATATTGGGGAAATGATTTTGGTACAGAGGCAGCGAAAGCCATGATCGAATTTGTTTTTAGCGAAAAGGATTTTCATCGTGTCTATGCCCGCTATTTCAAATCGAATCCTGCATCGGGACGGATTATGGAGAAATGCGGCATGATATATGAAGGTACGCTGAAGGACCACATTTACAAAAACGGCGTCTTTGAAGACCTTGTTTTATATGGGATGGTTAATCCTCATCACACTGAATAA
- a CDS encoding fructose bisphosphate aldolase → MNNSQFDKMKNGKGFIAALDQSGGSTPKALAAYGVPEDAYSNEDEMFDKVHEMRTRIITSPSFSQDKILGVILFEQTMDREIQGQYTADYLAEKGIVPFLKVDKGLAEQENGVQLMKPNPDLDETLRRANERNIFGTKMRSVIHEANAGGIKEVVDQQFEIGKRIIAADLVPIIEPEVNIHSADKEKSEEILRDEILKHLNELSEDQNVMLKLSIPTKANAYKELVEHPRVVRVVALSGGYSREEANEKLKENDGVIASFSRALASDLNASQSDEEFDAALKSAIDTIYDASVNKK, encoded by the coding sequence ATGAACAACAGTCAATTCGACAAAATGAAGAACGGTAAAGGATTTATCGCGGCGCTTGACCAAAGCGGCGGCAGCACACCGAAAGCATTGGCAGCATACGGCGTACCTGAAGATGCCTATTCGAATGAGGACGAAATGTTTGATAAGGTCCATGAAATGCGGACAAGGATCATCACGTCCCCATCCTTCAGCCAGGATAAAATCCTTGGCGTCATCTTATTCGAACAGACGATGGACCGTGAAATCCAAGGGCAGTATACTGCGGATTACCTTGCTGAAAAAGGCATTGTCCCATTCTTAAAAGTCGATAAAGGATTGGCGGAGCAGGAAAATGGTGTTCAGCTCATGAAACCGAATCCCGATTTGGACGAGACGCTGCGCCGTGCCAATGAACGGAACATCTTCGGAACGAAAATGCGCTCGGTCATCCATGAGGCGAATGCTGGCGGCATCAAGGAAGTCGTCGACCAGCAGTTTGAAATCGGCAAACGAATCATCGCGGCCGATCTGGTTCCGATCATCGAACCGGAAGTCAATATCCATAGTGCGGATAAAGAAAAATCCGAAGAAATTCTTCGGGACGAAATCCTCAAACATCTGAACGAACTATCAGAAGATCAAAATGTCATGCTGAAGCTCTCGATTCCAACGAAAGCGAATGCGTATAAAGAATTAGTCGAGCATCCGCGCGTCGTGCGGGTCGTTGCGCTTTCAGGCGGCTACTCCCGAGAAGAAGCAAATGAAAAGCTGAAAGAAAATGATGGCGTGATCGCGAGCTTCTCCCGTGCATTGGCTTCAGACCTGAATGCCAGCCAGTCGGATGAAGAGTTCGATGCAGCATTGAAGAGCGCAATCGACACGATTTACGATGCATCGGTCAATAAAAAATAA